Proteins co-encoded in one Medicago truncatula cultivar Jemalong A17 chromosome 8, MtrunA17r5.0-ANR, whole genome shotgun sequence genomic window:
- the LOC25499998 gene encoding putative UPF0481 protein At3g02645, with amino-acid sequence MRPSAEYHIQHVINIPEIIEPATWPQCCIYNVTTILLNGKEEAYTPLLISIGPIHHNNKKLEEMQEHKQRYFHFFWNRIEEKNDLINYKAFLEQEEKNIRHCYQKKFPDISHEQFVDMILLDVVFIMELFLREAKKWEHKDDYIVTQLCLSKNIQHDLLLLENQIPIYVLEKLYDTVVPSSDKKHKWFLNLAHEYFVSCYPHQHESSSESMFGSKKWEKSLHFIDLIRCAYLPMKISTKNSDSHKECLMLRSATKLNEAGISFEKVHNRSLLDIKFEKNPLLSWFLCLGCLPCCKCVKARFQFPQLKVDHTTECVLRNLIAYEQCHYPDEPYICNYVSLIDSLIQTKDDVEWLVEKEIVVHELGSDEELTTLVNSLCKHVVTNSSCYYQLIEDLNEHYNNEWKKAMGTLRWVYFRDPWRSSSTVVGITILIFTIFNFRRVVDLMF; translated from the coding sequence ATGAGACCTTCTGCTGAATATCACATCCAACACGTAATCAACATCCCAGAAATTATAGAGCCTGCAACTTGGCCTCAATGTTGTATCTACAATGTTACTACTATTCTTTTGAATGGGAAAGAAGAGGCATATACACCTCTGCTCATATCAATTGGACCTATCCACCATAACAACAAAAAACTTGAGGAAATGCAAGAGCATAAACAaagatattttcattttttttggaatcgcatagaagaaaaaaatgatttaattaacTACAAAGCTTTCCTAGAAcaagaagagaaaaatattcGCCATTGTTACCAAAAGAAGTTTCCTGATATCAGCCATGAACAATTTGTTGACATGATATTGTTGGATGTTGTGTTCATCATGGAGCTGTTTTTAAGAGAAGCTAAAAAATGGGAACACAAAGATGATTATATAGTAACTCAACTTTGTTTAAGTAAAAATATTCAGCATGACTTGTTGCTTCTTGAGAATCAGATTCCAATTTATGTGTTGGAAAAACTATATGACACAGTTGTTCCAAGCAGTGACAAAAAGCACAAATGGTTTCTAAATCTTGCACATGAATATTTTGTATCTTGTTATCCTCATCAACATGAATCATCTTCAGAAAGTATGTTTGGGTCAAAGAAGTGGGAGAAATCACTTCATTTCATTGATTTAATTAGATGTGCTTATCTCCCCATGAAAATTAGCACTAAGAACTCTGATTCTCATAAAGAGTGTTTGATGTTAAGGAGTGCAACAAAGTTGAATGAAGCTGGTATAAGCTTTGAGAAGGTTCATAACAGATCCTTACTTGACATTaagtttgagaaaaaccctttgTTGAGTTGGTTTTTATGTTTAGGTTGTTTACCATGTTGCAAGTGTGTTAAAGCTAGATTTCAGTTCCCACAGTTAAAAGTAGACCATACAACTGAATGTGTTCTTAGAAACCTAATCGCTTACGAGCAATGTCACTACCCTGACGAGCCTTACATTTGCAATTATGTTTCTTTGATTGATTCTCTTATTCAAACCAAAGATGATGTAGAGTGGCTTGTTGAGAAAGAAATTGTGGTGCACGAACTGGGAAGCGACGAGGAATTGACGACACTTGTTAACAGCCTATGCAAACATGTTGTGACAAATTCATCATGTTATTACCAACTTATAGAAGATCTTAACGAACACTACAACAATGAATGGAAAAAGGCTATGGGTACATTAAGATGGGTTTATTTCCGTGATCCTTGGAGAAGCAGTTCTACCGTAGTTGGAATAACTATTCTAATATTCACTATCTTCAACTTTCGTCGAGTTGTTGATCTAATGTTTTAG